A window of Longispora fulva contains these coding sequences:
- a CDS encoding ricin-type beta-trefoil lectin domain protein has protein sequence MCTAGVLLAAVLAAPATGNAGTLASASPTRPAAPVTGAPLAASWGDEFDRPAGTAPDTSKWRYDLGGGGWGNHELQTYTNSTANAAHDGQGHLVITARKEANGGYTSARLLTAGTFSQTYGSFEASIRIPRGQGIWPAFWMLGQGAQWPDNGEIDIMENIGREPSTVYGTMHGPGYSGAGGKGGSRTLPNGEKLADTFHRYGVDWSPNLIVWKLDGQEYFRTTPAAIPGKTWVFDHPFYLLLNVAVGGDWPGYPDGSSTYPQQMVIDYVRVQTSGSTGSRLIGYGGKCLDIPGGSPSDGELLQLWGCHDGANQKWSFEADGTVRSMGVCMDAAGAGTANGTPIQITGCNGNAAQGFTLNGAGQLVNPVSGRCVDVKDWNSAAGALLQLWDCNPNGQDNQRWRRG, from the coding sequence ATGTGTACCGCCGGCGTGCTGCTCGCCGCCGTGTTGGCCGCGCCGGCCACCGGCAACGCCGGCACCCTGGCCTCGGCTTCCCCCACGCGACCGGCCGCGCCCGTCACCGGCGCTCCCCTCGCAGCCTCCTGGGGCGACGAGTTCGACCGGCCGGCCGGCACCGCGCCGGACACCTCGAAGTGGCGGTACGACCTCGGCGGCGGCGGCTGGGGCAACCACGAGCTGCAGACCTACACGAACAGCACCGCCAACGCCGCGCACGACGGCCAGGGCCACCTGGTGATCACGGCCCGGAAGGAGGCCAACGGCGGGTACACGTCCGCGCGGCTGCTCACGGCCGGCACGTTCAGCCAGACCTACGGCAGCTTCGAGGCCAGCATCAGGATCCCGCGCGGGCAGGGGATCTGGCCGGCGTTCTGGATGCTCGGCCAGGGCGCGCAGTGGCCCGACAACGGCGAGATCGACATCATGGAGAACATCGGCCGGGAGCCCTCCACCGTGTACGGCACCATGCACGGCCCCGGCTACTCCGGCGCCGGCGGCAAGGGCGGCTCGAGGACCCTGCCGAACGGCGAGAAGCTAGCCGACACCTTCCACCGCTACGGCGTGGACTGGAGCCCGAACCTGATCGTGTGGAAGCTCGACGGCCAGGAGTACTTCCGCACCACCCCGGCGGCGATCCCCGGGAAGACGTGGGTGTTCGACCACCCCTTCTACCTACTGCTCAACGTCGCGGTCGGCGGGGACTGGCCGGGCTACCCGGACGGCAGCTCGACGTACCCCCAACAGATGGTGATCGACTACGTCCGGGTCCAGACGTCCGGCAGCACGGGTTCCCGCCTGATCGGCTACGGCGGCAAGTGCCTGGACATCCCGGGAGGGTCCCCGTCCGACGGCGAGCTGCTGCAGTTGTGGGGCTGCCACGACGGCGCGAACCAGAAGTGGTCGTTCGAGGCCGACGGGACCGTGCGGTCGATGGGGGTGTGCATGGACGCCGCCGGGGCGGGGACGGCCAACGGCACGCCGATCCAGATCACGGGGTGCAACGGGAACGCCGCGCAGGGTTTCACGTTGAACGGGGCCGGGCAGTTGGTGAATCCGGTGTCGGGGCGGTGCGTGGACGTGAAGGACTGGAACTCCGCGGCGGGGGCGCTGTTGCAGCTGTGGGACTG
- a CDS encoding ABC transporter substrate-binding protein: MRKPRILVALLSLAVVAGMAGCAAEDKKAPAGEIKIGASLELSGATASIGTTYEKALKLKVDQINKAGGVNGRKINLVIRDNRTDPAEGLKNVNYFIDNEKVAAIIGGGCSNCIIPAKPVAAAKKVPIIALGAASGITNPIAESKFVFKISPNPVEDATVIVNELQRKGVTKIGLISVKNVYGQDGKKNVTELAQAKGIQVVAAEEFNQDDKDMTVQVSKIVEKKPDAIVTWAVMPAAGLIAQALSTAKFSGGVYLDAGAGAELFVKGAQDAAENTFMVFPGILAINDAVATTPQVTAQKAWFKDYSTAYGNYSGFASFGADAVSMIAAAVTKTGSTDPEKLRDAFETIQLDGMTGPIKMTAENHSGLQADALKIVVVKNGEWRLAS; the protein is encoded by the coding sequence GTGAGGAAACCCCGCATTCTCGTCGCACTGCTGTCCTTGGCGGTCGTTGCCGGCATGGCCGGTTGCGCCGCGGAGGACAAGAAGGCGCCGGCGGGCGAGATCAAGATCGGCGCGAGCCTGGAGTTGTCGGGCGCGACCGCCTCGATCGGCACCACGTACGAGAAGGCACTGAAGCTCAAGGTTGACCAGATCAACAAGGCCGGCGGGGTGAACGGCAGGAAGATCAACCTGGTCATCCGCGACAACCGCACGGACCCGGCCGAGGGCCTGAAGAACGTCAACTACTTCATCGACAACGAGAAGGTCGCGGCGATCATCGGCGGTGGGTGCAGCAACTGCATCATCCCCGCGAAGCCCGTGGCCGCGGCGAAGAAGGTGCCCATCATCGCGTTGGGCGCCGCCAGCGGTATCACCAACCCCATCGCTGAGAGCAAGTTCGTCTTCAAGATCTCGCCGAACCCGGTCGAGGACGCGACCGTGATCGTCAACGAGTTGCAGCGCAAGGGCGTCACGAAGATCGGCCTGATCAGCGTCAAGAACGTCTACGGCCAGGACGGCAAGAAGAACGTCACCGAGCTGGCCCAGGCCAAGGGCATCCAGGTCGTCGCGGCTGAGGAGTTCAACCAGGACGACAAGGACATGACCGTCCAGGTCAGCAAGATCGTCGAGAAGAAGCCGGACGCGATCGTCACGTGGGCCGTCATGCCCGCCGCCGGCCTGATCGCCCAGGCGCTGAGCACCGCCAAGTTCTCCGGCGGCGTGTACCTCGACGCCGGTGCCGGTGCCGAGCTGTTCGTGAAGGGCGCGCAGGACGCGGCGGAGAACACCTTCATGGTGTTCCCGGGCATCCTCGCGATCAACGACGCCGTCGCGACGACCCCGCAGGTCACCGCCCAGAAGGCGTGGTTCAAGGACTACTCGACGGCGTACGGCAACTACTCCGGCTTCGCCTCGTTCGGCGCGGACGCCGTCTCGATGATCGCCGCCGCCGTCACGAAGACGGGCAGCACGGACCCGGAGAAGCTGCGCGACGCGTTCGAGACGATCCAGCTCGACGGCATGACCGGCCCGATCAAGATGACGGCGGAGAACCACTCGGGTCTCCAGGCCGACGCCCTGAAGATCGTGGTCGTGAAGAACGGCGAGTGGCGCCTGGCCTCCTAG
- a CDS encoding ABC transporter ATP-binding protein encodes MTVLEVQGLVAGYDRIEALHGVDLTVARGEAVTLIGSNGAGKTTLLKSVAGLIRPWRGTVTWEGRDVTSRAAERRSRDGLVLVPEGRRVFAGLSVADNLRLGGYHRSRAERAETSAEVYDLFPKLSERRHQQAGTLSGGEQQLLAIGRALMARPSVVLLDEPSLGLAPKAVAEVTEVLCELVRRGSTLVLVEQNAHAAFKVAQRGYLLDRGRVVLSGPVDELRTDARVRAAYLGETV; translated from the coding sequence GTGACGGTCCTCGAGGTACAGGGCCTGGTCGCCGGCTACGACCGGATCGAGGCGCTGCACGGGGTCGACCTGACCGTGGCCAGGGGCGAGGCGGTCACGCTGATCGGCTCCAACGGCGCGGGCAAGACGACGCTGCTCAAGAGTGTCGCCGGCCTGATCCGGCCGTGGCGGGGCACCGTGACCTGGGAGGGCAGGGACGTCACGTCCCGAGCCGCCGAGCGGCGGTCCCGCGACGGGCTCGTGCTGGTCCCCGAGGGCCGCCGGGTGTTCGCCGGGCTGAGTGTCGCCGACAACCTCAGACTCGGCGGGTACCACCGCAGCCGGGCCGAGCGCGCCGAGACCAGCGCCGAGGTGTACGACCTGTTCCCGAAGCTGTCCGAGCGCCGCCACCAGCAGGCCGGCACCCTGTCCGGCGGCGAGCAGCAGCTGCTGGCGATCGGGCGGGCGCTGATGGCCCGGCCCAGCGTCGTGCTCCTCGACGAGCCGTCCCTGGGTCTGGCTCCCAAGGCTGTCGCCGAGGTCACGGAAGTCCTGTGTGAACTGGTCCGCCGTGGTTCCACGCTTGTCCTGGTCGAACAGAACGCCCACGCGGCGTTCAAGGTCGCTCAGCGGGGCTACCTGCTGGATCGCGGCAGGGTCGTCCTGTCAGGACCGGTGGATGAACTGCGGACGGACGCCCGGGTCCGCGCGGCGTACCTGGGCGAAACGGTGTGA
- a CDS encoding ABC transporter ATP-binding protein — protein sequence MTTATLELDALTVRFGGVTAVDGVTLRHDSGGVVGLIGPNGAGKTTLLNVLSGVGRPTSGTLRLNGQSIGRYPADKVARLGVSRTFQNLQLFGSLTVAENVLVPQLVGHWGVAVAGLVGLPAGRRARRAQADFAAELLERVGLSGYADTNAASLPYGLQRRVEIARALAARPQLLLLDEPLAGLSRSESSDLTELCAKLAADGVTVILVEHDVASVMSVSHRVLVLDRGALLADGTPTAVAADPLVRAAYLGEEE from the coding sequence ATGACGACGGCGACACTGGAACTCGACGCCCTGACCGTGCGGTTCGGCGGGGTCACGGCCGTCGACGGGGTGACTCTGCGGCACGACTCCGGCGGGGTGGTCGGGCTGATCGGCCCGAACGGCGCCGGCAAGACGACGCTCCTCAACGTACTTTCCGGCGTTGGTCGACCAACGTCTGGAACCCTTCGCCTCAACGGACAAAGCATTGGCAGGTACCCGGCGGACAAGGTGGCCCGGCTCGGCGTGTCCCGCACCTTCCAGAACCTGCAGCTCTTCGGCTCGCTGACCGTGGCCGAGAACGTGCTGGTCCCCCAGCTCGTCGGGCACTGGGGTGTGGCCGTCGCCGGGCTGGTCGGGTTGCCGGCCGGCCGGCGGGCCCGGCGCGCCCAGGCGGACTTCGCCGCCGAGCTGCTGGAGCGGGTGGGCCTGTCCGGGTACGCCGACACCAACGCCGCGAGCCTCCCCTACGGCCTGCAGCGCCGGGTGGAGATCGCCAGGGCCCTGGCCGCCCGGCCCCAGCTCCTGCTGCTCGACGAGCCGCTCGCCGGCCTGTCGCGCTCCGAGAGTTCCGACCTGACCGAGCTGTGCGCCAAGCTGGCCGCCGACGGGGTGACCGTGATCCTGGTCGAGCACGACGTGGCGAGCGTGATGAGCGTCAGCCACCGGGTGCTGGTGCTCGACCGGGGCGCGCTGCTCGCCGACGGCACGCCGACGGCTGTCGCGGCCGACCCGCTGGTCCGGGCCGCCTACCTGGGAGAAGAAGAGTGA
- a CDS encoding branched-chain amino acid ABC transporter permease produces the protein MRNRILGFAAFAGILLAVPAVFTRVPFYTMSAAIFIALFGLAALGLVPLTGRAGQVSMGQAAFYGIGAYTSALLTTKYHMGVLFSVLAGVALGALVAWLVGLFIFRTQGHYLALATLAFGLALGFLLNQLEVTGGNGGINSLPPMRPFGLDLSDNVTMWYFIAGILFLAVLAVDALLRSDIGRALTALGDSPIATAASGISISALRRWAFTLAGGLAGLAGALHAHWQLAVDPGMLHILNSVYLLIFATVGGLRTVWGPLLGAFAVTTLSEMSKLYIPLVLPNARGSYEIVVYGLALIVVLVFLPNGIAGGLTSLWRRLRTART, from the coding sequence ATGAGGAACCGGATTCTGGGATTCGCGGCTTTCGCCGGGATTCTGCTGGCCGTGCCCGCCGTGTTCACCCGGGTGCCGTTCTACACGATGAGCGCCGCGATCTTCATCGCGCTGTTCGGGCTGGCCGCGCTCGGGCTCGTGCCGCTCACCGGCCGGGCCGGGCAGGTGTCGATGGGCCAGGCGGCGTTCTACGGGATCGGGGCGTACACCTCGGCGCTGCTGACCACGAAGTACCACATGGGCGTGTTGTTCTCGGTCCTGGCCGGCGTCGCCCTCGGCGCGCTGGTCGCGTGGCTCGTCGGCCTGTTCATCTTCCGCACCCAGGGCCACTACCTGGCGCTGGCCACCCTGGCGTTCGGCCTCGCGCTCGGCTTCCTGCTCAACCAGCTGGAGGTCACCGGGGGGAACGGCGGGATCAACAGTCTGCCGCCGATGCGCCCGTTCGGGCTGGACCTCTCCGACAACGTCACCATGTGGTACTTCATCGCCGGCATCCTCTTCCTCGCGGTCCTGGCCGTCGACGCGCTGCTGCGCTCCGACATCGGCCGGGCCCTGACGGCGCTGGGCGACAGCCCGATCGCCACGGCCGCGAGCGGGATCTCGATCTCCGCGCTGCGCCGGTGGGCGTTCACCCTGGCCGGGGGCCTGGCCGGGCTGGCGGGGGCGCTGCACGCGCACTGGCAGCTCGCCGTCGACCCGGGCATGCTGCACATCCTCAACTCCGTGTACCTGCTGATCTTCGCGACGGTCGGCGGACTGCGCACGGTGTGGGGCCCGCTGCTGGGCGCGTTCGCGGTCACCACCCTCTCGGAGATGTCGAAGCTGTACATCCCCCTGGTGCTGCCCAACGCGCGCGGCAGCTACGAGATCGTGGTCTACGGCCTCGCCCTGATCGTGGTGCTCGTGTTCCTGCCCAACGGCATCGCCGGCGGGTTGACCTCCCTGTGGCGACGGCTGAGGACGGCGCGGACATGA
- a CDS encoding branched-chain amino acid ABC transporter permease, giving the protein MAQFLNYALIGLATGTTYAMVGLGIALVYQVTGVINFAQGDFVMLGGVLFAVLTEHMGTVEAALIALGVTTAVGALINLLVIAPARKATHDRLIILTIGASITVQGAALLAFGPDPHVTARFSSNRTVSVFGALLDSQYLWCAGTTAVAVLSMWLFLTRTTMGTAMRATSMDRETVQLMGVSPRRMALLAFVLAAALGALGGIVLTPLQQFDAMVGVPLGLKGFAAAVLGGLSSPSGAVAGGLLFGLAEAMIAGYIGSTYKDTIGFGLLLAVLLFRPTGLLRRATVVKV; this is encoded by the coding sequence ATGGCACAATTTCTTAATTACGCCCTTATTGGACTCGCGACCGGAACCACCTACGCGATGGTAGGACTCGGTATCGCGCTCGTCTACCAGGTCACCGGGGTCATCAATTTCGCGCAGGGCGATTTCGTGATGCTCGGCGGGGTGCTGTTCGCGGTTCTCACCGAACACATGGGCACCGTCGAGGCCGCGTTGATCGCCCTCGGGGTCACCACCGCCGTCGGCGCGCTGATCAACCTGCTGGTCATCGCCCCGGCGCGCAAGGCGACCCACGACCGGCTGATCATCCTCACCATCGGCGCGTCGATCACGGTGCAGGGCGCGGCGCTGCTGGCGTTCGGGCCCGACCCGCACGTGACGGCCCGGTTCAGCTCGAACCGGACGGTGTCGGTGTTCGGGGCGCTGCTCGACTCGCAGTACCTCTGGTGTGCCGGGACCACCGCCGTCGCCGTCCTGTCGATGTGGCTGTTCCTGACCCGCACGACGATGGGCACCGCGATGCGGGCCACATCGATGGACCGGGAGACCGTCCAGCTGATGGGCGTCTCGCCCAGGCGGATGGCGCTGCTCGCGTTCGTGCTGGCCGCGGCGCTCGGCGCGCTGGGCGGGATCGTGCTGACCCCGTTGCAGCAGTTCGACGCGATGGTCGGGGTGCCGCTCGGGCTCAAGGGCTTCGCCGCGGCGGTGCTCGGCGGGCTGAGCTCGCCGTCCGGCGCCGTGGCCGGCGGGCTGCTGTTCGGGCTGGCCGAGGCGATGATCGCCGGGTACATCGGGAGCACGTACAAGGACACGATCGGGTTCGGGTTGCTGCTGGCCGTCCTCCTGTTCCGGCCGACCGGCCTGCTGCGCCGCGCGACGGTGGTGAAGGTATGA
- a CDS encoding sensor histidine kinase → MSTPTTKATVSAPRRGRFPRLRDFRVRSKLGLILAVPITAIITLSAISLVDASQREGVADNVNSLARLSGNASDLVHHLQSERTAAVNLLAGLSDVPSYVAQHNGTDVAVNDYKNVRNSLTGVGAAVDGKLKPIDDSLGRLKDLRQEVAPPPKETAGKSIDRISLGAAVFRYDVLIDNLLGFRDTVWQTSDDPGVTDEVRASAAFSRAKEYAAQEQTVVLGFGTKASPAQFRAYQIATAGQQEALREFYNAATPSQRMVVETLVRGPAVQDVERMESQINEAMSVSDRPVAPGDWVRATVGKLEQMRAAESQLDDLAAASATDALNTVRRQVITESALVLATLLLAVVLTLVVARSMVRSLRQLREAAIGVAYEGLPKAVARLRDPEVAGEANPETIAAQLDDPLPVRGRDEFGQVAQAFNVVHREAVRIAAEQAVLRANVSTMFVNLARRSQILVDRLIGHLDRLEKGEEDPDRLAALFQLDHLATRMRRNDENLLVLAGADSTRIQRDPAPLGDVLRAAQSEVEHYTRIEFGVIERDIEIAPHAVNDLVHLVAELFDNATAFSPPDTAVVVDARRVGERAILQVEDRGIGISAEQLASLNDRLANPPMVDVAVSRMMGLVVVARLGNRHAVRVELQPARERGIIAQVLLPAEVLAGGRGNTRNTQSALPPTAAPLALDSAPARANTGSMFATNAAPAPTPGANGTPVNGATIAAALAGGRTELPGRDTGGFATTPPPSGPPQGGAARPVPAWHDLTGAGPAIEDRPAAAPVPAPAGEIDQTTGRLPVRRPGATVDASGEFPAVQSPTTALPTVSPAVGALVPASRPGVPSDDIVEAEIVEDEPVAKGIPRQLPSSPEVPPPADQPTGLLGLVAPPVPPTVSPYAPSAPPGQNRPDVTFEMPTVDPAEAPPTFSGFEPKPAQGDVPADPPRQVSGSTDSAVTGMLPTVAAPGPRTGGHPVVPAPDQATGAMPVVRPGRHSGAFPTVPAPTDVPGASTGTAARAAEQAQPGQVSSGSAQSGAAQAGQAQSGAAQNGAAQTGSGPAASGQPGSTDSPGGPVVAGFSPGQSQSGSFPTQAQPGTAPGQAQSGSAPGQSQSGSFPAQGQTGSFPAQTPAGASAQQGSTPAAETSTQAAASSAPADTEPLKASEPTTAGAQGVTDTGAPAAATPTAGSDPAAQPQAAPATPATPADALSAALPVEDDAEELLIFREMESAWFTTGHDVPELHSEPEPWSFGADTPGAESTPSDAEAVTSGPDPATVVAPLSVQEAPVVAEHTPPPTRISTPVETSAPVPTPAPRRVSPAPPPSADERWQTAADRGWQAASAASAPATGGTTGTGLPRRVPMAQLVPGGVAAGSNVTDKRNPEAVRGLLSAYHRGVQRGRQRPGGEGDAPAPGDEPGQQKTTTPQHTQNGPSKEQKA, encoded by the coding sequence GTGAGCACGCCGACCACCAAGGCGACGGTCTCCGCGCCCCGTCGTGGCCGTTTTCCCCGGCTTCGCGACTTTCGGGTGCGTTCCAAGCTCGGGTTGATCCTCGCCGTCCCGATCACGGCGATCATCACCCTTTCGGCGATCAGCCTCGTCGACGCGAGTCAGCGCGAGGGTGTCGCTGACAACGTCAACTCGCTCGCCCGGCTGAGCGGCAACGCGTCCGATCTCGTCCACCACCTGCAGAGCGAGCGCACCGCCGCCGTGAACCTGCTCGCGGGTCTCAGCGACGTGCCCTCCTACGTCGCCCAGCACAACGGCACCGACGTCGCCGTGAACGACTACAAGAACGTGCGCAACTCCCTCACCGGCGTCGGCGCGGCCGTCGACGGCAAGCTCAAGCCGATCGACGACAGCCTCGGCCGCCTCAAGGACCTGCGGCAGGAGGTGGCCCCGCCTCCGAAGGAGACCGCCGGCAAGAGCATCGACCGGATCTCCCTCGGCGCGGCCGTCTTCCGGTACGACGTGCTGATCGACAACCTCCTCGGCTTCCGCGACACGGTGTGGCAGACGAGCGACGACCCGGGCGTGACCGACGAGGTCCGCGCTTCGGCGGCGTTCTCCCGCGCGAAGGAGTACGCGGCCCAGGAGCAGACGGTCGTCCTCGGTTTCGGGACGAAGGCCTCGCCGGCCCAGTTCCGGGCGTACCAGATCGCGACCGCCGGCCAGCAGGAGGCGCTCCGCGAGTTCTACAACGCCGCGACCCCCAGCCAACGCATGGTCGTCGAGACCCTGGTCCGGGGCCCCGCTGTGCAGGACGTCGAGCGGATGGAATCGCAGATCAACGAGGCGATGTCCGTCAGTGACCGCCCCGTCGCCCCTGGTGACTGGGTCCGCGCCACGGTCGGCAAGCTCGAACAGATGCGCGCCGCCGAGTCCCAACTCGACGACCTCGCCGCCGCCAGCGCCACCGACGCCCTCAACACCGTGCGCCGCCAGGTGATCACCGAGTCGGCCCTGGTCCTCGCGACCCTGCTGCTCGCCGTCGTGCTCACCCTCGTCGTCGCCCGGTCCATGGTCCGCTCGCTGCGCCAACTCCGTGAGGCCGCGATCGGCGTGGCGTACGAGGGCCTGCCCAAGGCCGTCGCCCGACTCCGGGACCCCGAGGTCGCCGGCGAGGCCAACCCGGAGACGATCGCCGCCCAGCTCGACGACCCGCTGCCTGTGCGCGGCCGCGACGAGTTCGGCCAGGTCGCCCAGGCCTTCAACGTGGTCCACCGCGAGGCCGTCCGCATCGCCGCCGAGCAGGCCGTGCTCCGCGCGAACGTCTCCACGATGTTCGTCAACCTGGCCCGCCGGTCCCAGATCCTGGTCGACCGGCTGATCGGCCACCTCGACCGCCTGGAGAAGGGCGAGGAGGACCCGGACCGGCTGGCAGCGCTCTTCCAGCTCGACCACCTGGCCACCCGAATGCGCCGGAACGACGAGAACCTGCTCGTCCTCGCCGGCGCCGACTCCACGCGTATCCAGCGCGACCCGGCCCCGCTGGGCGACGTGCTCCGCGCCGCCCAGTCCGAGGTCGAGCACTACACCCGGATCGAGTTCGGCGTCATCGAGCGCGACATCGAGATCGCGCCGCACGCCGTCAACGACCTCGTGCACCTCGTCGCCGAGCTGTTCGACAACGCCACGGCGTTCTCGCCGCCGGACACCGCCGTCGTCGTGGACGCCCGGCGGGTCGGGGAGCGGGCCATCCTCCAGGTCGAGGACCGGGGCATCGGCATCTCCGCCGAGCAGCTCGCGTCCCTCAACGACCGGCTGGCCAACCCGCCCATGGTCGACGTCGCCGTGTCCCGGATGATGGGCCTCGTCGTGGTCGCCCGGCTGGGCAACCGGCACGCCGTCCGGGTCGAGCTCCAGCCGGCCAGGGAGCGGGGCATCATCGCCCAGGTCCTGCTGCCCGCGGAGGTGCTCGCCGGCGGGCGCGGGAACACCCGCAACACCCAGTCGGCGCTGCCCCCGACCGCCGCGCCGCTCGCCCTGGACAGCGCGCCGGCCCGGGCCAACACCGGGTCCATGTTCGCCACCAACGCGGCCCCCGCGCCCACGCCCGGAGCCAACGGCACCCCGGTCAACGGCGCGACCATCGCCGCGGCCCTCGCCGGCGGGCGCACCGAGCTGCCCGGGCGCGACACCGGCGGCTTCGCGACCACCCCGCCGCCGTCGGGTCCGCCGCAGGGCGGGGCCGCGCGTCCCGTCCCGGCCTGGCACGACCTGACCGGCGCCGGCCCGGCCATCGAGGACCGCCCGGCGGCCGCCCCGGTACCGGCACCGGCCGGTGAGATCGACCAGACCACCGGCCGGCTCCCGGTCCGCCGACCCGGCGCGACCGTGGACGCGTCGGGGGAGTTCCCCGCCGTGCAGTCCCCGACCACCGCGCTGCCCACCGTGAGCCCGGCCGTCGGCGCGCTCGTGCCGGCCTCCCGGCCCGGCGTGCCGTCCGACGACATCGTCGAGGCGGAGATCGTCGAGGACGAGCCGGTCGCCAAGGGGATCCCGCGCCAGCTGCCGTCCTCGCCGGAGGTGCCGCCGCCCGCCGACCAGCCGACCGGGCTGCTCGGGCTCGTCGCGCCGCCGGTGCCCCCGACCGTCTCGCCGTACGCGCCGTCCGCCCCGCCCGGGCAGAACCGGCCCGACGTCACCTTCGAGATGCCGACCGTGGACCCGGCGGAGGCCCCGCCGACGTTCTCCGGCTTCGAGCCCAAGCCCGCCCAGGGCGACGTCCCGGCCGATCCGCCGCGGCAGGTCTCCGGGAGCACCGATTCCGCGGTGACCGGGATGCTGCCGACCGTGGCCGCGCCCGGCCCGCGCACCGGCGGCCACCCGGTAGTGCCGGCTCCCGACCAGGCGACCGGTGCGATGCCGGTCGTGCGGCCGGGACGGCACTCGGGGGCGTTCCCGACCGTGCCGGCTCCGACGGACGTTCCGGGAGCTTCGACGGGTACGGCCGCCAGGGCCGCCGAGCAGGCTCAGCCCGGCCAGGTTTCGTCCGGCTCGGCCCAGTCGGGTGCGGCTCAGGCCGGCCAGGCTCAGTCGGGGGCCGCCCAGAATGGGGCCGCTCAGACCGGCTCGGGTCCGGCCGCTTCGGGCCAGCCCGGATCGACTGATTCTCCGGGTGGGCCGGTTGTCGCCGGATTCTCCCCGGGTCAGAGCCAGTCCGGTTCCTTCCCGACCCAGGCCCAGCCCGGTACGGCCCCGGGTCAGGCCCAGTCCGGTTCGGCCCCGGGTCAGAGCCAGTCCGGATCGTTCCCGGCCCAGGGGCAGACTGGTTCCTTCCCGGCCCAGACTCCGGCCGGCGCTTCCGCGCAGCAGGGATCGACGCCGGCCGCCGAGACGTCGACCCAGGCCGCCGCGAGTTCCGCCCCGGCCGACACCGAGCCGCTGAAGGCCTCCGAGCCCACGACCGCCGGAGCCCAGGGCGTCACGGACACCGGTGCGCCGGCTGCCGCCACGCCGACTGCGGGATCCGACCCGGCCGCTCAGCCCCAGGCCGCCCCGGCCACTCCGGCCACCCCGGCTGACGCGCTCAGCGCCGCCCTGCCGGTCGAGGACGACGCCGAGGAACTCCTGATCTTCCGGGAGATGGAGTCGGCCTGGTTCACCACCGGCCATGACGTGCCTGAGCTGCACAGCGAGCCCGAACCGTGGTCGTTCGGGGCTGACACTCCGGGGGCCGAATCGACTCCGTCCGATGCTGAGGCGGTGACCTCGGGGCCGGATCCGGCTACGGTGGTCGCACCGCTATCAGTACAGGAGGCGCCCGTGGTTGCGGAGCACACCCCACCGCCGACCCGGATCAGCACGCCTGTGGAGACCTCGGCCCCGGTCCCGACCCCGGCTCCGCGCCGGGTCAGCCCCGCCCCGCCGCCGTCCGCCGACGAGCGGTGGCAGACCGCCGCCGACCGTGGCTGGCAGGCAGCGTCGGCAGCGTCCGCGCCGGCGACGGGCGGCACGACGGGTACAGGGCTCCCGCGCCGGGTCCCGATGGCGCAGCTCGTGCCCGGTGGCGTGGCCGCCGGGAGCAACGTCACGGACAAGCGGAACCCCGAGGCGGTCCGGGGCCTGCTCTCCGCGTACCACCGCGGCGTGCAGCGCGGGCGGCAGCGTCCCGGCGGCGAGGGCGACGCGCCCGCGCCCGGCGACGAGCCCGGCCAGCAGAAGACGACTACCCCTCAGCACACCCAGAACGGCCCAAGCAAGGAGCAGAAGGCATGA
- a CDS encoding roadblock/LC7 domain-containing protein has product MTSQMGIQDLSWLLASFADRVPGVAHAVAVSADGLLLAASRDLPRDRADQLAAIASGLVSLTQGAARCFEGGAVLQTVVEMDNGFLFLMSISDGSSFAVLAARSCDVGQVGYEMALLVDRVGEALTPPPRPTASALN; this is encoded by the coding sequence ATGACATCCCAGATGGGAATCCAGGATCTCAGTTGGCTCCTCGCGAGCTTCGCCGACCGGGTGCCCGGCGTGGCACACGCTGTGGCGGTGTCCGCGGACGGGCTGCTCCTCGCGGCCTCGCGGGACCTGCCCCGGGACCGCGCCGACCAGCTCGCGGCGATCGCCTCGGGTCTGGTCAGTCTGACCCAGGGAGCGGCCCGCTGCTTCGAGGGCGGAGCCGTTCTGCAGACGGTGGTAGAGATGGATAACGGGTTCCTGTTCCTGATGTCGATCTCGGACGGTTCGTCGTTCGCGGTCCTCGCGGCGCGTTCCTGCGACGTCGGTCAGGTCGGGTACGAGATGGCGCTGCTCGTGGACCGGGTCGGCGAGGCTCTCACGCCTCCGCCGCGCCCGACCGCGTCAGCACTGAACTGA
- a CDS encoding DUF742 domain-containing protein, with protein sequence MAERDEPTGALVRPYAVTRGRTRPRLDIALEALVETTDRGRREGLVFGSEKQHIAGLCTGRLQSLAEISARMALPLGVTRVLVADMATDGLVAVHAPSGIDANGGVGTDLLERVLSGLRRL encoded by the coding sequence ATGGCTGAGCGTGATGAGCCGACCGGAGCACTGGTCAGGCCGTACGCTGTCACCCGTGGCCGCACCAGGCCCCGGCTGGATATCGCGCTGGAGGCACTCGTCGAGACCACGGACCGTGGTCGACGCGAGGGCCTCGTCTTCGGCAGCGAGAAGCAGCACATCGCCGGGCTCTGCACCGGACGACTGCAGTCCCTGGCGGAGATCTCCGCCAGAATGGCGCTGCCCCTGGGCGTCACACGCGTTCTGGTCGCGGACATGGCGACCGATGGATTGGTTGCGGTGCACGCGCCCTCCGGAATAGATGCCAACGGCGGAGTGGGCACAGATTTGCTGGAGCGAGTTTTGAGTGGACTTCGGAGGCTGTGA